A section of the Rhodothermus sp. genome encodes:
- a CDS encoding DUF5103 domain-containing protein, with protein sequence MGPRLQPDAGEVGLVQLYRGDDERQWPILLLNGRDVLTLRFDLLTDRGRPLSVYFYHADHTWRRDLSPIEYLEAFARDDLIDYMPSERTAVAYQHYIYRFPNESIRFRLSGNYILRVTEQGQEAAVLFERAFFVVEGQTRVEVILEDFPGARAFPSVRPLARFRPPVEMRGAVFDYVVCFVRNGTFEAMRCTRRVLLDEQPVLRFLLEEPFPPEPADYFLDLGGLQPGGPIERVDRSVGPPEVWLAPDYVRFGGSDTDPLLLGQSVVGPVVRDAPGDPHRTAEYVRVHFGLEPERPWRRPLWLTGSFAGWMLRPSYRLRWNSDRRRYEGEALIKQGWHTYRYVLNGAQPVRANASALPRTENIYTAFVYYRDAGRGSDRLLGVGHQTGR encoded by the coding sequence GTGGGTCCGCGTCTGCAACCTGATGCCGGGGAGGTCGGGCTGGTTCAGCTCTACCGGGGAGACGACGAACGGCAATGGCCGATTCTGCTGCTGAATGGCCGTGATGTGCTTACCTTACGTTTCGATCTGCTGACCGATCGGGGGCGTCCGCTCTCGGTGTATTTTTACCATGCCGATCACACGTGGCGTCGCGATTTGAGTCCGATCGAGTATCTGGAGGCTTTTGCGCGGGACGATCTTATCGACTATATGCCTTCGGAGCGCACGGCGGTTGCATATCAGCACTACATCTATCGTTTCCCGAACGAAAGCATTCGCTTTCGGCTGAGTGGCAACTACATTCTGCGCGTTACCGAGCAGGGACAGGAAGCAGCTGTACTGTTTGAGCGGGCATTTTTCGTGGTAGAAGGACAGACCCGTGTTGAAGTAATCCTGGAGGATTTTCCGGGAGCCCGAGCGTTTCCATCGGTGCGCCCATTGGCCCGCTTTCGGCCGCCTGTAGAGATGAGAGGGGCTGTGTTTGACTATGTGGTCTGTTTTGTGCGCAACGGTACTTTTGAAGCCATGCGATGCACCCGACGGGTACTGTTAGACGAACAACCTGTGCTACGTTTCTTACTGGAGGAGCCGTTTCCACCGGAGCCAGCCGATTATTTTCTGGATCTTGGGGGGCTGCAGCCCGGAGGACCAATTGAGCGGGTGGATCGTTCGGTAGGGCCACCAGAAGTCTGGCTGGCGCCTGACTATGTACGCTTTGGTGGGAGCGATACCGATCCGCTGCTGCTGGGCCAGTCGGTGGTTGGGCCGGTCGTGCGCGATGCGCCGGGAGATCCGCATCGGACGGCGGAGTATGTGCGTGTGCACTTCGGACTGGAGCCAGAGCGTCCCTGGCGGCGTCCTCTGTGGTTGACAGGGAGTTTTGCTGGATGGATGCTTCGGCCTTCGTACCGCCTGCGATGGAATTCGGATCGACGTCGGTATGAAGGGGAAGCCCTGATCAAACAGGGCTGGCATACCTATCGATACGTGTTGAACGGGGCGCAGCCGGTGCGGGCCAACGCCAGCGCGCTCCCTCGGACTGAAAACATCTATACGGCCTTCGTCTATTATCGGGATGCGGGTCGGGGAAGTGATCGGTTACTGGGCGTCGGACATCAGACCGGGCGGTAG
- a CDS encoding MBL fold metallo-hydrolase has translation MPSLYLLGTGAAVSDPHRTTTMLAVADEASLIVIDCGGDVVQRLLAAGLDPVQLTALILTHEHPDHTSGFPLFMERIWLLGRRDPIPIYGIQAAINQARRCFDTYNTTTWQGLPARDWHEVPYEPGALVLENDRWRIRAWPVIHPVPTVGLRLEHRPTGRVIAYSCDTEPTEAVVELGRNADILIHEATGASPGHTSPEDAARQASRAGARRLLLVHLPPGLTNADLETARHHFAATELGEELGRYDL, from the coding sequence ATGCCCTCGCTTTACCTCCTGGGAACCGGCGCGGCCGTAAGTGACCCGCATCGCACTACCACCATGTTAGCGGTTGCCGATGAAGCCTCCCTGATCGTAATCGATTGTGGTGGCGATGTCGTTCAGCGACTGCTGGCCGCTGGCCTGGATCCAGTACAACTGACGGCACTGATTCTGACGCATGAACATCCGGACCACACCAGCGGCTTTCCGTTGTTCATGGAGCGGATCTGGTTGCTGGGACGTCGCGATCCTATTCCCATCTATGGCATCCAGGCGGCAATCAACCAGGCACGGCGCTGCTTTGACACATACAATACCACAACCTGGCAGGGCCTGCCGGCGCGCGACTGGCACGAAGTACCGTACGAACCGGGCGCCCTGGTTCTGGAAAACGACCGGTGGCGCATTCGGGCCTGGCCTGTCATCCATCCGGTCCCTACGGTGGGACTACGCCTGGAACACCGACCCACAGGCCGCGTGATTGCCTACTCCTGCGATACAGAGCCCACCGAGGCTGTGGTCGAACTGGGCCGCAACGCCGACATCCTGATCCACGAAGCCACCGGCGCAAGCCCGGGCCACACCTCCCCCGAAGACGCCGCCCGCCAGGCATCCCGGGCCGGTGCTCGTCGGCTACTGTTGGTCCATCTGCCCCCGGGCCTGACCAATGCCGACCTTGAAACCGCCCGCCATCACTTTGCGGCCACCGAGCTTGGTGAAGAGTTAGGTCGCTACGACCTGTAA
- a CDS encoding polyprenyl synthetase family protein, with protein MPTPATSPAQPRTISLKDIQRPVADELKHFQRYFRDAMRTSVPLLDHVARYLLRQKGKRIRPLLVLLTAKLCGGITEATYRAAALVELLHSATLVHDDVVDGAEQRRGMFSINAIWKNKVAVLFGDFLLSRGLLLALEHRDYHALHALSDAVRRMSEGELLQIEKSRHLDIDEATYFRIISDKTASLIAACTKCGALSATDDPRIIEEMYQMGEKLGLAFQIRDDLFDYGEEAGKPIGIDLKEKKLTLPLIYALQMAPGAERRRVLRIVRKKKKSRKDIQTVADFAEAYGGMAYARERMEALASEARNILKRYPPGDARDALLNLVDYTVTRTR; from the coding sequence ATGCCCACGCCTGCTACCTCCCCGGCACAACCCCGCACCATTTCGCTGAAAGACATCCAGCGGCCAGTTGCGGACGAGCTAAAGCATTTCCAGCGCTATTTCCGCGATGCCATGCGCACCTCGGTGCCGCTGCTGGACCACGTCGCCCGCTATCTGCTCCGCCAGAAAGGCAAGCGGATCCGTCCACTGCTGGTCCTGCTGACGGCCAAGCTATGTGGCGGCATTACAGAAGCTACCTACCGTGCCGCCGCCCTGGTGGAATTGCTTCATTCCGCTACCCTGGTACACGACGACGTGGTGGACGGCGCCGAGCAACGCCGCGGTATGTTTTCCATCAATGCCATCTGGAAAAATAAAGTGGCCGTACTCTTTGGCGACTTTCTCCTCAGCCGCGGGCTCCTGCTTGCCCTGGAACATCGGGACTATCACGCGCTCCATGCGCTATCGGACGCCGTACGCCGCATGAGCGAAGGCGAACTGCTGCAAATTGAAAAGTCGCGCCACCTGGATATTGACGAGGCGACCTACTTTCGCATCATTTCCGACAAAACCGCCTCGCTCATCGCCGCCTGCACCAAGTGCGGCGCCCTCAGCGCTACCGACGATCCACGGATCATTGAAGAAATGTATCAGATGGGGGAAAAGCTCGGGCTGGCCTTCCAGATCCGCGACGACCTGTTTGACTATGGCGAAGAGGCTGGCAAACCAATAGGGATCGACCTGAAAGAGAAAAAGCTAACCCTCCCGCTTATCTATGCCCTCCAGATGGCGCCGGGTGCCGAACGCCGCCGTGTGCTTCGCATTGTCCGTAAGAAGAAAAAAAGCCGCAAGGACATTCAGACCGTCGCCGACTTCGCCGAAGCCTATGGCGGCATGGCCTACGCCCGCGAGCGTATGGAAGCGCTGGCCAGCGAAGCCCGAAATATCCTGAAACGCTACCCACCGGGCGATGCCCGGGACGCGCTTCTCAATCTGGTGGACTATACGGTCACACGTACCCGATAA
- a CDS encoding sodium-dependent transporter, whose translation MQETRQHFSSRLGLLLSVLGIAVGTGNIWRFPRIAAQNGGDTGAGAFLLVWIVFLFLWSIPLIVAEYALGQKGRMGVIGTFARVGGRSMAWLGAFVALVSTAIMFYYAVVTGWCLYYAIRLLVQPLPTSTEVAQQFWDGFQASLWPVVFQAVALGLAIAVIWTGVRAIERANRVLIPALLVILLVALGRALTLEGALEGVRYLFTPQWSDLARPRLWLEALTQNAWDTGAGWGLILTYAAYMRQEHGVVKNAFLTGIGNNTVSLLAALTIFGTVFAVLGAELSRAEVLEVMRTSGPASTGLTFIWLPQLFARLPMGHVLAVLFFIGLTFAAFSSLIAMVELATRVLMDLGVRRPRALVGVGVVAWLLGIPSALNLTVFGNQDFVWGVALMLSGAFVALAVVRYGPARLRQETIAINVWDWQLGRGWDVLMRWVVPLEAMVLLGWWLYQAGVVYAPERWYDPLVPYSVMTCLVQWGVVLGACYLMNNWLVRRMALPIAIQTRG comes from the coding sequence ATGCAGGAAACACGACAGCATTTCTCGTCGCGGCTGGGATTGCTGCTGAGCGTGCTGGGTATTGCGGTGGGAACAGGAAATATCTGGCGTTTTCCCCGGATTGCCGCGCAGAATGGGGGGGATACAGGGGCAGGCGCGTTTTTGCTGGTATGGATCGTGTTTCTATTCCTGTGGAGCATTCCACTCATTGTCGCGGAGTATGCGCTGGGTCAGAAGGGGCGTATGGGGGTGATCGGGACGTTTGCGCGAGTAGGCGGGCGTTCGATGGCCTGGCTGGGGGCGTTTGTGGCGCTGGTCTCAACGGCGATCATGTTTTACTATGCGGTAGTGACGGGATGGTGCCTGTACTATGCCATCAGGCTGCTGGTACAGCCACTACCGACCTCAACCGAAGTCGCACAGCAATTCTGGGACGGATTCCAGGCAAGTCTCTGGCCCGTGGTATTTCAGGCGGTGGCGCTTGGGCTGGCCATTGCAGTGATCTGGACAGGGGTGCGCGCCATTGAGCGGGCCAACCGGGTGCTGATTCCAGCGCTACTGGTGATTCTGCTGGTGGCACTGGGACGGGCCCTGACGCTGGAGGGTGCGCTGGAAGGCGTGCGGTATCTGTTTACGCCTCAGTGGAGCGATCTGGCGCGGCCCCGGCTATGGCTGGAGGCGCTCACGCAGAATGCCTGGGATACAGGGGCCGGATGGGGGTTAATTCTGACCTACGCTGCCTACATGCGGCAAGAGCACGGGGTGGTGAAGAATGCCTTCCTGACGGGTATCGGTAACAACACCGTATCACTACTGGCTGCGTTAACGATTTTCGGGACGGTGTTTGCCGTGCTGGGGGCAGAGCTGTCACGGGCCGAGGTGCTGGAGGTGATGCGCACAAGCGGGCCAGCCTCGACGGGACTGACCTTCATCTGGTTGCCACAGCTGTTTGCTCGACTCCCGATGGGACATGTGCTGGCCGTGTTGTTTTTCATAGGGTTGACGTTTGCTGCCTTCAGCTCACTGATTGCCATGGTGGAGCTGGCCACGCGCGTGCTGATGGATCTGGGCGTGCGACGTCCACGGGCGTTGGTAGGCGTGGGTGTGGTGGCCTGGCTGCTGGGGATACCCTCTGCATTGAATCTAACCGTGTTCGGTAACCAGGATTTTGTCTGGGGTGTGGCGCTGATGCTGTCGGGCGCCTTTGTGGCGCTGGCTGTGGTACGCTACGGACCCGCACGGTTGCGGCAGGAGACGATAGCGATCAATGTGTGGGACTGGCAGTTGGGGCGAGGCTGGGATGTGCTGATGCGGTGGGTAGTGCCCCTGGAGGCGATGGTGCTTCTGGGCTGGTGGCTCTACCAGGCAGGTGTGGTGTATGCGCCGGAGCGCTGGTATGATCCCCTGGTGCCCTATTCGGTGATGACCTGCCTGGTGCAGTGGGGGGTAGTGCTGGGCGCCTGCTACCTGATGAACAACTGGCTGGTGCGTCGTATGGCGTTGCCAATAGCGATACAGACCAGAGGGTAA
- a CDS encoding M14 family metallopeptidase has translation MRYAGLLLAFMLARMAFGQGVDLAFLQTRAEATGFTETTRYDEVMAFLEVLEASSHRIQVTRFGYTTEGRALPLVIYGNVVNTTADGVRAAVAPLRVLILANIHGGEVAGKEATLMLLRALAAGVHAAWADSLVLLVVPIYNADGNERISLYHRPLQNGPVGGVGQRSNAQGYDLNRDFMKVDAPETRALLRVMRNYDPHVFIDLHTTNGTYHAYPLTYAPSLHPSTPEPLVNYLRQVWLPAVNDTIWTKYRWKLFYYGNLPGPDSDRPAGWYTFDHRPRFGTNYVGLRGMMGLLGEAYAYATFEERIEATYAFLEAVLSFAAAHAREIRRLVDQVRQLSPVGQPVVLRARMTQAPQPVLVLLGAVDSLRHPYTGQLMLRRRQEVFPEMLPLYDRFVPAETIAIPQGYLVPAELDRVRDLLDVHGIPCMLVEAGRTLEVERFRIDSVAVAAQPYQGHRGQEVYGAYERQMLTTTAGSCLVTIEGRTGRIAALLLEPRSDDGVVAWGLLKDRLMPGRYYPIVRVPVP, from the coding sequence ATGCGTTATGCCGGATTACTCTTAGCGTTTATGCTGGCCCGTATGGCCTTTGGGCAGGGAGTAGACCTGGCTTTTTTGCAGACGCGGGCTGAAGCAACCGGGTTTACCGAGACGACCCGCTACGACGAAGTAATGGCCTTTCTGGAAGTGCTGGAGGCCAGCTCCCACCGGATACAGGTAACGCGTTTCGGGTATACCACGGAAGGGCGCGCATTGCCCCTGGTAATTTACGGGAATGTAGTGAACACAACGGCGGATGGCGTGCGGGCTGCTGTGGCCCCGCTGCGCGTGCTGATTCTGGCCAACATTCACGGAGGAGAAGTCGCCGGTAAAGAAGCCACGCTGATGTTGCTGCGGGCGCTGGCCGCTGGTGTGCATGCTGCATGGGCCGATTCGCTTGTGTTGTTGGTAGTGCCGATATACAATGCCGATGGCAATGAGCGGATCAGTCTGTACCATCGGCCTCTGCAGAATGGGCCCGTCGGTGGGGTGGGCCAGCGCTCCAATGCACAGGGGTATGACCTGAATCGAGATTTTATGAAGGTCGATGCGCCCGAAACACGCGCACTACTTCGAGTAATGCGTAACTATGATCCACACGTTTTTATTGACCTGCATACGACCAATGGAACCTACCATGCCTACCCGCTCACCTATGCTCCTTCACTTCATCCGTCGACTCCTGAGCCCCTGGTGAATTACCTGCGCCAGGTGTGGCTCCCGGCCGTTAACGATACGATCTGGACAAAGTATCGGTGGAAGCTGTTCTACTACGGCAATCTACCCGGACCGGATAGTGATCGGCCCGCGGGCTGGTATACTTTCGATCATCGGCCCCGCTTCGGAACGAACTACGTTGGTCTGCGGGGCATGATGGGATTGCTCGGCGAAGCCTATGCCTATGCTACGTTTGAGGAACGCATCGAGGCGACCTATGCCTTTCTGGAGGCGGTGCTCTCGTTTGCCGCTGCCCATGCCCGAGAAATTCGGAGACTGGTCGATCAGGTACGTCAGCTATCGCCTGTGGGCCAGCCTGTAGTGTTGCGTGCGCGCATGACGCAGGCTCCTCAACCCGTGCTGGTGCTACTGGGAGCCGTCGATTCGTTGCGGCATCCTTACACCGGGCAGCTCATGCTGCGTCGCCGGCAAGAAGTGTTTCCCGAGATGCTGCCCCTGTACGATCGTTTCGTGCCCGCCGAGACGATCGCCATACCTCAGGGATATCTGGTGCCCGCCGAACTCGACCGCGTACGCGATCTGCTGGACGTCCATGGCATCCCTTGCATGCTTGTGGAGGCCGGGCGCACGCTGGAAGTCGAACGCTTCCGCATCGATTCGGTAGCCGTCGCCGCACAACCCTATCAGGGACACAGAGGACAGGAGGTCTATGGAGCCTATGAACGGCAGATGCTGACGACCACGGCGGGCAGCTGTCTGGTAACTATCGAAGGACGCACTGGTCGCATAGCTGCGTTGCTGCTGGAACCACGCTCCGATGACGGTGTGGTGGCCTGGGGCCTGCTGAAAGATCGCCTGATGCCCGGACGCTACTATCCCATCGTCCGCGTACCCGTTCCGTGA
- a CDS encoding thioredoxin family protein, protein MRRVVAIVLGGLLTVTAWAQLPLADRPMPSVDGQQVTLAQLRGSRGLVIVFWSNRCPWADRYEARVKKLAEMYKVRGVAFVLVNANDPKAFPQESLEASRRQAQRRGYTIPYLQDRGAALARALGASRTPEVFVFDAHNRLIYRGAIDDSPGDATNAQRTYLQIALEALLQGKAPPTTETGAFGCLIRFPQDRP, encoded by the coding sequence ATGAGACGTGTTGTCGCTATTGTTTTAGGGGGGCTGCTGACAGTGACCGCCTGGGCTCAATTGCCGCTGGCCGACCGACCGATGCCTTCGGTTGACGGACAACAGGTAACCCTGGCCCAGCTTCGTGGGTCGCGCGGGCTGGTCATCGTCTTCTGGAGCAATCGTTGCCCCTGGGCTGATCGTTATGAGGCCCGAGTGAAAAAACTGGCGGAAATGTACAAAGTCCGGGGCGTAGCGTTTGTGCTGGTGAATGCCAACGATCCAAAAGCTTTTCCGCAGGAGTCACTGGAAGCCAGTCGGCGACAGGCGCAGCGCAGAGGATACACGATACCTTATCTTCAGGATAGAGGAGCAGCTCTGGCGCGGGCCCTGGGCGCTTCACGTACGCCGGAGGTGTTTGTGTTTGATGCGCACAATCGGCTCATCTATCGGGGAGCGATCGACGACAGTCCAGGCGATGCCACCAATGCGCAGCGAACCTATCTACAGATCGCGCTGGAAGCCCTGCTACAGGGCAAAGCACCGCCAACAACCGAAACAGGTGCCTTCGGCTGCCTGATTCGATTCCCGCAGGATAGGCCGTGA
- a CDS encoding NifU N-terminal domain-containing protein: MRFWKKSLASGLQRHPTPNPNSLKFTAPGQPFIDKGLLSFRSAEAAAAHPLASALFAIEGVCDVLILPEFVTVTKRAEVPWEAIETDVISVLRTYLDERAAD; this comes from the coding sequence ATGCGTTTCTGGAAAAAATCATTGGCTTCAGGACTTCAACGCCACCCGACCCCTAACCCCAATAGTCTCAAATTTACAGCACCGGGCCAGCCTTTTATTGACAAAGGCCTGTTGAGTTTTCGTTCGGCCGAAGCCGCTGCGGCACATCCACTGGCTTCTGCGCTGTTTGCCATTGAAGGCGTCTGTGATGTGCTCATCCTACCGGAGTTCGTTACGGTAACCAAACGTGCAGAAGTGCCCTGGGAGGCTATTGAAACCGACGTAATCAGCGTGCTGCGCACCTATTTGGACGAGCGTGCGGCCGACTGA
- a CDS encoding phage holin family protein, giving the protein MQTTPSQHLQRLRQQMQELVEDLRTWVELRLMLTQLEIEERIETRIRQLLVRVVIGVLGGLAVVFGLVAVALGLGSWLGHPGWGFLVVALVLAGIAAVLHLGRRRSGAREASKAADRASA; this is encoded by the coding sequence ATGCAGACGACTCCTTCACAGCATCTACAACGCCTGCGACAGCAGATGCAGGAGCTGGTAGAAGACCTGCGGACCTGGGTGGAGTTGCGGCTGATGCTCACCCAGTTGGAAATTGAAGAGCGCATCGAAACACGGATTCGCCAGCTTCTGGTTCGGGTAGTAATCGGCGTGTTGGGCGGGCTTGCCGTCGTATTTGGGCTGGTGGCTGTGGCGCTGGGGCTGGGAAGCTGGCTGGGGCATCCCGGCTGGGGGTTTCTGGTAGTGGCCCTGGTGCTGGCTGGCATAGCGGCTGTGCTACACCTTGGGCGCCGACGGTCCGGTGCCCGCGAAGCATCGAAAGCAGCCGATCGAGCATCTGCTTAA
- a CDS encoding TlpA disulfide reductase family protein, translating to MHSTRRWTGWILLITLLSSLLLVGCRSKSSEQVALSQQVLLPGVEEIQPPQPAPDFEAPRLDGSRFRLSAHRGSVIVLNFWATWCPPCRTEIPDLIALQRELGDRGLLVVGVSLDEGGAEVVAPFAEDFQINYPVVLDDGSISEAYGGVWALPTTVVIDRSGRMRYQVLGIFPTEAMRPILEALLDESAS from the coding sequence ATGCACTCAACCAGACGCTGGACCGGCTGGATACTTCTGATCACCTTGCTCAGTAGTCTGCTGCTGGTCGGTTGTCGATCAAAGTCGTCCGAGCAGGTGGCCCTTTCCCAGCAGGTGTTGCTGCCCGGTGTGGAAGAAATTCAACCGCCTCAGCCGGCACCGGACTTCGAAGCGCCCCGCCTGGATGGCTCCCGGTTTCGCCTGAGTGCTCACCGGGGCTCGGTCATTGTGTTGAACTTCTGGGCTACCTGGTGCCCGCCCTGCCGTACAGAGATTCCTGATCTTATTGCATTGCAGCGTGAGCTGGGTGACCGGGGCCTGCTGGTGGTGGGCGTCTCCCTTGATGAAGGAGGGGCCGAGGTGGTCGCACCTTTTGCTGAAGATTTTCAAATTAACTATCCCGTCGTGCTGGACGATGGGTCGATCTCCGAAGCCTACGGCGGCGTCTGGGCCCTTCCTACCACCGTGGTTATTGACCGGAGCGGACGCATGCGCTACCAGGTGCTCGGCATCTTCCCGACCGAAGCCATGCGTCCGATACTGGAAGCGCTGCTGGACGAATCGGCCTCTTGA
- the ytxJ gene encoding bacillithiol system redox-active protein YtxJ, producing the protein MPAAIPKFLLTPVTDEAQLEAALAHSYQEPIVLFKHSRHCGISHHVRQILLQLAACRSVPVYEIVVQTARPVSDAVARRLEVRHESPQAFVIYHGQVIFHASHYAITLDALNQTLDRLDTSDHLAQ; encoded by the coding sequence ATGCCCGCAGCAATACCGAAGTTTTTGCTCACTCCTGTAACGGATGAGGCGCAGCTGGAAGCAGCCCTGGCCCACTCCTATCAGGAACCAATTGTGCTGTTCAAGCACAGTCGGCACTGTGGCATCAGTCACCATGTCCGGCAAATCCTCCTCCAACTGGCCGCCTGCCGATCCGTACCGGTCTATGAGATCGTGGTGCAGACAGCCCGTCCGGTCTCCGATGCTGTCGCTCGTCGCCTGGAGGTTCGCCATGAAAGTCCCCAGGCCTTTGTAATTTATCATGGACAGGTAATCTTTCACGCTTCCCACTATGCTATTACCCTGGATGCACTCAACCAGACGCTGGACCGGCTGGATACTTCTGATCACCTTGCTCAGTAG
- a CDS encoding M3 family oligoendopeptidase codes for MQTGAEHVRWDLTDLYSDEAALRQDLEQALAEADVFASEYHGRIGSLNARRLAAALHRYEAILDRLGRAYTYAYLHWSTNTEDPARGALLQYVRERYTQATQRLLFLELEWAAVDPGRARKLLATRALRPYRHYLELQQRLRPHLLSEPEEKILAEKRVTGRDAWSRFFDELLSSLRFELDGQWLTEQEVLAKLYDPDREVRRQAALAFTEGLKPRIRELAYIFNTVLADKASEDRLRGYRTWIESRNLANEVSDEMVDALIRSVTERYDLVARFYELKRQLLGLEALYDYDRYAPLKEASTRYRWEEARALVEEAYRAFHPRMGEIAAQFFERRWIDAAMTPGKRSGAFSHGAVPSAHPYILLNYTGTIRDVQTLAHELGHGVHQYLSRKQGILQADTPLTTAETASVFGEMLVFERLMAAEEDPSNRLAMLMGKIDDTMATVFRQVAMNRFEDRMHNARRRQGELSVEAFCDFWIETQQAMFRGSVTLGEHYRYWWSYIPHFIHTPGYVYAYAFGELLVLALFARYRQEGPDFAKRYLQLLEAGGSDWPHVLVGHLGVDLTDPKFWHEGLQAIEDLIAQAEALATQVQEELAVSHSAGSASGG; via the coding sequence ATGCAGACCGGAGCTGAACACGTTCGCTGGGATCTGACTGATCTGTATTCAGACGAGGCTGCTTTGCGACAGGATCTGGAGCAGGCGCTGGCTGAGGCCGATGTATTCGCCAGCGAATACCATGGTCGGATTGGCTCGCTGAATGCCCGGAGACTGGCTGCAGCATTGCATCGTTACGAAGCGATTCTGGATCGACTGGGCCGTGCCTACACGTACGCCTATCTACACTGGAGCACCAATACGGAGGATCCGGCCCGGGGGGCATTGTTGCAGTACGTGCGGGAGCGTTATACGCAGGCTACACAGCGGCTGCTGTTTCTGGAGTTGGAGTGGGCGGCTGTGGACCCGGGCCGTGCCCGAAAGCTCCTGGCCACCAGGGCGCTGCGGCCTTATCGGCACTATCTGGAACTGCAGCAACGGCTGCGTCCGCATTTGCTCAGTGAGCCGGAGGAAAAGATCCTGGCCGAAAAACGGGTGACCGGCCGGGATGCCTGGAGCCGCTTCTTTGACGAGCTACTCAGCAGTCTGCGCTTTGAGCTGGACGGCCAGTGGCTGACCGAGCAAGAGGTACTGGCTAAACTGTATGATCCGGATCGAGAGGTGCGGCGACAGGCAGCCCTGGCCTTTACGGAAGGATTGAAGCCCCGCATTCGAGAGCTTGCCTATATCTTCAATACCGTCCTGGCCGATAAGGCTTCCGAAGACCGACTACGCGGCTACCGAACCTGGATCGAAAGCCGTAATCTGGCCAACGAGGTCAGCGACGAGATGGTCGACGCGCTGATTCGGTCGGTCACTGAGCGCTACGACCTGGTAGCCCGTTTCTACGAGCTCAAGCGTCAATTGCTGGGGCTGGAGGCGCTGTACGATTATGACCGGTACGCTCCGCTGAAAGAGGCCAGTACACGCTATCGCTGGGAAGAGGCGCGCGCGCTGGTTGAGGAAGCCTACCGGGCCTTCCACCCACGCATGGGTGAGATCGCCGCGCAATTTTTTGAGCGCCGCTGGATCGATGCGGCCATGACACCAGGCAAACGAAGCGGTGCATTCAGTCATGGGGCTGTCCCCAGTGCGCATCCGTACATTCTGCTCAACTACACGGGCACGATTCGCGACGTGCAGACGCTGGCCCACGAACTCGGTCATGGGGTACACCAGTACCTTTCGCGTAAGCAGGGCATTTTGCAGGCCGACACCCCACTCACAACGGCCGAGACGGCCTCTGTTTTCGGGGAGATGCTGGTCTTTGAACGACTCATGGCGGCCGAAGAGGATCCGTCTAACCGGCTGGCCATGCTGATGGGCAAGATTGATGATACGATGGCCACCGTCTTTCGACAGGTGGCCATGAACCGCTTTGAAGATCGCATGCACAACGCCCGGCGTCGGCAGGGTGAACTTTCGGTAGAGGCCTTTTGCGACTTCTGGATTGAGACGCAGCAGGCCATGTTTCGAGGGAGCGTTACGCTGGGTGAGCACTATCGGTACTGGTGGAGCTATATTCCGCATTTCATCCATACGCCGGGTTACGTGTATGCTTATGCGTTTGGTGAACTGCTGGTACTGGCGCTCTTTGCCCGCTATCGCCAGGAGGGGCCTGATTTTGCCAAACGCTATCTGCAGTTGCTGGAAGCCGGCGGTTCGGACTGGCCGCACGTGCTGGTTGGCCACCTGGGCGTGGACCTGACCGATCCGAAGTTCTGGCACGAAGGGCTGCAGGCGATCGAAGACCTGATTGCGCAGGCCGAAGCACTTGCTACCCAGGTGCAGGAGGAGCTGGCCGTCTCGCACTCGGCAGGCAGTGCGTCGGGAGGATAA